In the genome of Channa argus isolate prfri chromosome 8, Channa argus male v1.0, whole genome shotgun sequence, the window GTTTTAGGGACAAATTAATTATTAGATGCAAACTGTCTTGCTAGGTAAGAAACTGCTTTATTCTATCCTTTTATAAAGGCATACCTCAGCACTGGTGGAAGTGGGTGGTGGGGCCACCTCGCTTGTTTCTTCTGATTGGACCACAGGCTCATCCTCCTGGCCCCCCATGAgatcctcctccttttcttcatgtttgtgttttttcttcttcttttcttctttgctcTTTTGGAAAAACAGGAGAATTAATTCAGACCCATGTCACAGAGAGGTTAAGAAAAACAATCACGAATCATGTCACAGTTGTGTTGTCCTCTTGCTCAATTAGCTTCATCTGATTGACTGGTTTTAAGGAAAGCGTTTCATAAGATGAACAGAATGAGGATAGTGTggtttttatttagaaagaaaataaaaaccttacCTTCCTATCCCTCTCTTTgtccctcttcttctcctttttttctttgctgctcCTCTTCTTGGGCTCCTGCAGAGATGCTCTTTGTGCTTCTCTATCTTCTGTTGGGCTTTTTGGAGCCTCTGCTGCACGGTGTGACCTGACAGGCAGCTTCTCACTGTCTGCAAGAGGCCTGGACAACCAGTAACAGAGACACCTATTTTAACTTTGCTTGAATGACAACTTATCAAGTAATTGCGGTCAAATCAGAAATAGAACCATCatctgaatattatttttaaaaatttcttttGAAAAAGGTGAACAAGGCTTGTAGTTGCAGCAATCCATCAAGCGCACAGATCTCATTCAAAGCAATGAATCAAGCCATTCCTCTGTCAAAGCATTCCCAAACAGCTAGATGCTACAATAATAAATTCCTCCATATTGAACTGATATGAGTTGTCAAAGTTTGCTTCACCAAGCCTGCCCCTGTAAGCAGAAGTATTCACATTGAAGCCCCCTAGTGGCTGTTATGTATAAAAAGTCACTTCCTCTGTCTTTATCCCCAACCATATGCAAGCAATAACCATACACAGAACAAATCAGAGTAACATTTACAAGGTATATTtttgaaattctgtttttaagACGGATTTATCACCAGTTTGTGTTTAGGTTTACTTTGCATTTTCAAAGTATAGGAATGCATAAGCAACCTGAAAATGTGTTCTCTTAGAACAAGTACAATACTGTCATGTTTCCTGGGATTTCCAACCTCCACATCGGTCTAAATTTTGAAAAGGCCAAAGTCAGCTGCAGAAAAAGAACGTTGTTCATAAAGTAGTAATACTGGCCTATAGCTGAAACACAGGCTGAAAGCCACACTGGACAAAGCACAAAATAGTTGTCAATAGTTGTGAATACAGTtcacattaattattttaacagaaattaCGCCATTATGTTCATTtcttattaaataaacacatagcTAATTTGCATTCAGACCATGTAATTTTAAGTCGACTGAACGTACATAACTTTaattataatatacaataataattatacaaaCCCAAAGTCCACACTCACGAAATTAATTTGCCagtcaaacacatttgttaagcaattaaacacacattttaacaaaaagataTGCTAACATACCTGTAGGTTTCTTTGATTGTTTAGTTGACTTTGCTAGTAATGGTAGGGTGATTTCTGTTCTGCTAAGATACCGATATGGGACTATTTCTGTCCCTATGTAAATCTCTGCCCTTGTGCAGCAGTATCTaggatttgtctttgtttgaggCTTTAAACTAAAGACAAACCTTGAGATAGACAGCAGCAGCATTCCACAatactaacaaaacaaaagctaacagtCATCAAGGTGATAAACTctatttaaaagtattaaaggGTCAGTACTACTGAGGATCATTTTCAGTAGAAGAAAGGCATGGCATACATATGTGCTATTGGCAGTGCCATTTAGCTGTTAATACAGTAATTTCCACATAATCTCctcttcttttgtcttcatttgtcAGTGTAAAACTTGAGTAATATACTTCACCTACgccattaattacattttcacacattttatttatagattaGGTCAAACTGCACATATGCTTGTTATTTATAACAGGGGCAGGCGAGGCGTATCCACTTTAAAAGATAGCGTTTGAGTATTTGGAGGCATGGCACCTCTACTGACCTCAAGTGGGGAGAAACTGGGAAATGTGAGTAAAAGAATTATAAGACTTAACTCCTGGGACAGGTTTACTAAAAGCATGTGGATGCAGATTATCTTCAAGAAAAACAAGCGCTAAAATGCTTTTAGGAGCCTACTTCAGGACAGGTGGTGAAAAATTAAGTCTTGAAAACATCAACAGCagcctaaaaataaaattgtgttttgttcataAAACTACGTAAAACTTATTAAatataaggattttttttaaactggaacCCCTCTTCTCTTAAGTGAAGAGGAAACAGAGCTGATGATATAGTCAAGCTTAAAGTAAGGTAAGGGATCCTATATAATTTAATGTACTATGACAATAACTACAAtaaaacagatataaaaaaGTACAAGCTAATAGAGTAGAACAAGGACACAGGCACTTAAAAGTCCAAGGAATGGATAGTAAAAAGCTAATAGATGGAATAACTATGTTAGCGAAAAGAACATGACACCCATTaggagagacacaaagagaggtAGTCCATGTATAGTCGAAGCACACGTCCTTTGGCTGGGGTAGTACTCACCTTTGCCCAGCGGCTTCCATCAAGCTGCCGAAACAGACAGGCAGTAATGGGTGTGTGTAGGCATAGAAAGGGGAAAGCAGACAGCACAACGCCATAAGGAGTCAGAGGAGGAAATTGGCCAAGCCAGATCAGCTGTGACCCTGTGGCCAGGAAGCTcaagaaataaataaggaacaaaaatgaacagtttcaaacaataaagaaaaaaaaaaaacccaaaatccAGATTAAAAAGAACTACCTTAAGGGTTTGGGCTCAAAATTGTCACACATGTAAATGACAGGATTCTACAAATAAACATTATGTGGTAAAACAGAGATTTACAGAAAGGTCTGGACCTGTAAAAAGCAGAGATATGGTCTACATAGCATTGACTCACTTGTCCAGGTCAATGTCCAGGGCTTTGTGAGGGTCATTggggtctttgtcatcatcatcactggGTAAGGCATTCTGAATGAATGACATGGCGGAATAGCCGTTATCAAAATGACCTAGTGTTTTGCCTCAACAATACATTAATGACTTTCAGTcacaaagtggagaaaaaaattgtaaagaaaTTTTTTGGTATTTCATTTAGATTGAGACATAGTTTATCGCAGCAGGAATCCCTCACTCTTTACCTTTTGAGGTTAGGGTGATAACTAGGGAGGAGAACTAATTATTTTATAGTTAAATAGTTTGCACTTTTTTCAGGGTACCTCTGGCATCTCCTCTGTAACTATATCAACCATGTGCGCAGGTGTGATGTCTTCCTCGCTCTCTGGACCCGAATCGTGTTTCTTTCCGCGGCCACTGcgcttttctttcctcttcttcttctctttctttttcttctctgctctctctttctgccgTCGCTCCTCCTCCAGCTTGACATACTGGTCAGACATAGGCAGACCTGTGAAACAGGAGAAAGCCACAAAAGGTTTTAATAAAGGGAAAGgtagtaaaacaaacaaataataataaatactaataaaacaaacaatattaaagcaaaattaaaaataagcatTAAGTAGGCCTGAACCATTACAGTATCTGCATTATGTTAAAGCACAAACGCAAGTACAGGAAAGTAAAAGGCAGAAAAGTACGCCATTCAAGTTGAAGAGTCATTAATGTGACATTAGCATCTTGTGGTAGTGCTGGGACAGTGTGTCACACCTGGGACTTTGAGAGGCACACTGAGGTCAATCTGCACGACTGGGATGTGCTCCACTCCAGGGGCATCTTGGTAAAcctgcacaaacaaaacatccatttaaaacaaaacattagtttGTGTTGCACAGTctaactacattttttttattaatctcaCTTTATTGCTTATAAAagacaggttttaaaaacacaggaacaaacaaacatgtactATTGCAGAGTGATAATGGGTGTTTAGCACACCTTCTGAGAGGATGGGGAAGCCTTGATATAGAATGGGTTGTTGGCTTGCTCCTGCTTCCTGGCTTCTCTCCTCTGGAAGTTGGAGGAAAAGAATGAGCatcatttaaatcaataaagaaCAGTCTGCTTATGTTATACCATGAAGTAGGAAACCAAATTTACTCAAAGCAAAAGTCTGAGAAATTCGAAATGGCTTGAATTGTTTTGGAGATCAGATATGCATGTTCAGTTACATAGATAGTAATgtctgtattttatatttttatcttgATTATTTCAAGTTACACGTAGCATTTGGGTGAAAGACTATATTTTGTCAGGGCAGACTTTGAAATCCCATCACAGcatacatatttacacacataatCTACAAAAAactaagataaaaaaaaaatgtttttcaccaaCATATccaatttattcaaattaataatacaaaaaaaaaaaaaaatcttcagttTAGCAAAGCTACAATCATCTACTAGCTTACCCTCGCCAGCTCCTTTTCGTCCACCTCTGTGTGACGGGGACGAGAATGTTTGGGTTCCTCCCTAGCAAAAATAGCCTTGGGCTGCTCATCCTCAGACTCGCTCTCAGATGGAGGCTCATTGATCCATGCATCCAAGTCCAGACTGCACAATCAAGATCAAGATTCAAAggcaaattatttttagatttcaaTTAGAGTCTAACTATTTAACAATATATGTTCCCTGTGTACTCAGACAACTCACCCTTCAGGAACAGGCACTTTTTTCTGTGCCTTGGGGGCTACAGGGTTAAGTTCTCCAGCAAAGAGTTCACTGACTTCCTCCGCTACTTCTATATCTTTTTGCTGCAGTTTCTGGATATACTTGACAAGCTGCAGGATACAAGAGGCCTGTGGACATGAAAGATCAAATAGAGATTTACATTAGGTATTTATCAGATCTACATGAATTTGGTAACTTTGTGAGGCGTACAATGTCAAAGTTAAGATTTGTATAATAGtttaagcaaaagaaaaaaggttccTTTATATCTTACCCTTTCCTGAACCTCCAGGTTGGCGCTCTGGACAAACAGTGGCAGCCTGTCTATCATCAGCTGGATGGTTTCCTGTGCAgctgtgctgtctgtgttccCCTCCTGGCTCTTTAGCACGGTGGCAAACAGCTTGGCTGCATTCTGCACATATACTGCCTGAATGTGGCCTGGTAACGTGGCAACCTTTGGCCGCAGCATGGCCTCCAGCGTTTGCATGGGGTTCTCAAGATGTCTGTAGAAAAGGAGAAGGTGGAGTTCTGTGAATCTTGGTTTGCATGATAACAGAGGAAAGAAATGGTGAGTAGCATCTAAGCCGAGCTGCCAGTTATATGCTCATGGATTCATTGTGGCATACAAGTGAGGTGATGCTCCTGTCATTACAatcttaaaatatgttttgcaaaaCTGGGGAGCCTGACGTACTCTGAGAATTCTCCACAGATCCAGGCTGCAGCATACAACACTTCACAGATGCCGTTACGTTGCATGTTGCCAGTCAGCAGGTGGGCATTGTCCAGTAGAGTTGCCATCTGGGCAACAGCAAAGGCCCGAATGGCTTTGACCCGAATAGCAACATCCAGCATCTGAGAGGCGATAAGGTGGCCATGCCGTGTGCCCTCTAATCGGGTCAGCTCCACCAGAATACTGATGTACCTGttaagcaaatacaaaaaaaaaaaaaaaaatcaaatcaagtaaACTAAACTTTGACTGAAGCATAGGACATTTCTGGCTTGGAGTAAAACTGACCATTCAAAGTTAGTAATGTACTGATAGTTGCTCTGGCTGCAGATATCAATGATCTTGGTGAGCAGTTCATCTCTGTAGGTCGTTCCTTCTGCTTTGTCGACATGAAGCATCAGCTTCTTTACAATTTCCATCAAGTTCTTTTTGGATACCTGGGAAGAGCAAACACCAGGTGATTTAGTTTAAATTTGCAGTGCCAAAACTCTTTTCGTAAAAAGGCTGTGAAGTCCTCAAAATTTTAAAACCAGGTGAATTTGCAGTTTGGCATTTAATTGGAAAATTTTGTTTCCACACTTAATAATCACATGCATTTATCCAGAGGAGTTTTTAGACTTGTTACAGGCAATGCAGAATGACATCGGTACCTAAAAATTACAATCATAAAATGGTATAACCTGTAACCATTTCTGGCAGTGATTGGTTTGTCTATTATATTAGCCACTTCATTTCACTATATTGTTGCTGTCAACTAAAACTTTAACTGTAATGTACAAATCAAGTCATCTTGTCAAACACATGAAGGCAGACTGACATTTACCAGTAactacagaaaaatacattttcctgttttgtttggaAGAGAGATGATTTGTTAAAACCTGACAATAATTCAAAGATCACTAGAAGATAACTACAAATTTAGCCTTTTACCATGCCATAGAGCAGGTCCAGGGCTCTTAAGCGAATGGACTCATCCTTGTCATCCAGACACTGGAGAATAAGGTCCTTATGAGACTGCACTGACTTCGGATGGGTTTTCAGGATCTTTGACATAGCCAGCAGGCCCAGGTACTTCACTACataaatgcatacacacacatggcCTTAGCACATTTACAAACAGACACTCAATAACCCTTAGCTCTCTGTATCctataaagaaaacatatagTTACATCTCtacatttatatcattttatagcattattcttttttattgaaaatgaaatctgtCATTGTAATATCTTATTCAAAACCTTATATATTTGAATCTTGTTACTCAGTTGTCACTGTAgtcacaaaacaaattcaaaatcagaTTTCCTAGAGATCCAGAGTCTCCAAATAATTTCTCTTGGCATGTCTACCTCTTAAAAAACCTTTCCTTATAAATAATActacaattacatttagtcactcTGTAAGACTTAAAAATAGCAAGTATGTTCAAACAAAAGATATGACAAACTGTTATGTTTCGTGAAATAATCAATTAAAATCTATAtggaaataacacaaaatattggAAGGGAaggaacaaaaaacatacagaccaatggaaaggacaaacaaacacatacacacaggacaGAACATTTATTGGACAtatagttttgtttgactaTAGCATCCATCACATGCATGGCAACATTTCGTACTGAAttgccaaaaacatttttgaagactCAAAAATCTGCTGAATCCCGCTCTTCTGTTGATCAACTAATCTAACAGAGACAACAAGTGTCTCTTAAGATTTTTTGATGAATGTGTGAGCATGTGAGGCATTGACCTTGAGGTGGGATGAGGATGGTCACTGCAGCAAATACATTGCAGAAATGACCATTGAAATGGCCTCAGTGCAACTGCAGGAGACAATGGCTACCACCTCTTCTAGATCTATTTTAACTATGGAAAGGTGAGAGGAGCAGTTTATTGCTGCCTTCAATCGATGCCTTCTTAgggatgttttcttttcattacaaATTCTTAAACACCAATTAGACCTTTTGAATTTAGATCACATGTAAcagattataataataatacactatttataaaaaagaaaagaaaagaataaattaaatccGGAGGGCCATCTACTAGTGGTGTACGACACACGTACAACTATGTGAGGAAGATCCAGATAACTCGAATGACTGGACGCAACAATGCCAGTTTGAATTGGGAGTATAAAGCCAGACCTTTTACCATTGTCAGACATATTCTGACTTTCAAAACAAATTGGGAAGAACTGGGTGTATGTTGTTCACATTCCCTGTCAGACGTGTGTTACGTAGACTTAAGTCCAATGGTATTCCAAGCAGGCTACCTAAACTAATGAAGTTCGAGTTATCCAGTATCAGGGAGACTACgttaatgtcttttaaaaaggCTGTACTATTCTATAATCAGAAACACGCAGACAATGAGAAAATGACACACTGCAGGCATTGACAGAGGGCTCACAGTTCTGGTCCGAGTCTTCTATCAGGATTCGCAGTTTCTGCACACAGAgctgagagggagacagagagtggGGGAGAATAGGAGAGTcattaaaaacaccataaaCTTTCCACATCAGTTTCAGTCTTCTCATAGAACActtcaaataacaaaaattagATTATGCAAAAAGTTGGGGAAATAGAGCCTGTATTTGATGGTGCAATTTAGCTGTTTTATACATTACTGTCAGTTGGGAAAGCAAGagaagagctgtgtgtttgcttgtctgACAATACTGTACTCACAACTTGTTAGAAAAGACACACTCGTGAACAGAAGGAAACGGGTGAAAGCATGCCCTGTTGTTCCACTGCAGTGGAAAGAATAGAAATGAACATGAAACCATATTAAAGCTTAGATGGAGGAGCGGAACTAAAAGCCTAACCTGGATACTTGCGCTGTGGTTGGGCATCCCAGAAGACAAAGAAATCAACACTGTAATGTGGgacaaacaaaaattcaaatgttgAGATGagtattcatttaaaatgcacattaagaagagagaaaatgtgtgggAATATTATCACCCTCTATTTGAAGGATGTCTGAAGATCAATTTTCACTTTAATTAGCAGCTTCAAATTAAtgaagtaacattttttttaaatgacattattgCAATTAGTAAGAATAATAAAAGATCAAACACTTTCATAATTAGGTAATACAACTGAACTAgctttgtaaaattaaaatgcagcaaaatgttaGTATCACTACAGTCCACATAATACTGACCTGCAATCACAGTGTTGACACATTCATACAACAAAGACATGGCAGAGGTACTGGGAGAAAGAAGGTgtatgagagaaagagagcattttattattaattattaccaATGCATTTACAAGATCCGGCAGTTTTAATCTTTGGAAGAGATAATAAATCGGGGATTTTATCTTACCTGTGAATTAAGTTTGTCAAAGGTTCAATCAGCTTCTTCCCTAGTCGTGGCTCTAGTGGTGTAAGCGCACCAAACTATAAATGCAAGGAGTGTCATAACACATATTAGTcaggaaagagaggaaatgtagaaatgtctacagttttactaatttaaaatctgttttcttttgttataaTTTTCTTGTATTTTAGTTAAGACTGGAAGAGAAACTTGAAGCTGTTAACAAGACCACCTTgtttgtgcagtgtgtgtgtgtgtgtgtgtgtgtgtatatatatatatatttttttttttttgtacaatgCAGCTTGTCATGTGACCTCACTGCAATAAGATCTACTGAAGCCAATGCCAGAGAAGGAACCAGTATCATACAACTgtatataaacaaatacattaaaaaaaatacaatataagaTAAAGCCCAGAGTGAAGTttaagcaatttttaaaaagttgttccCTGTATCTGTCGACGTACCAGCTTAATAATCTTAATTAAAACCCAGTTATTAGTAGATGAGGTCATAAGTTTAAAGAAAAGTGGGGCCAGAGACAGGTAGTTCTTGGGATTTCTCCGAGCCAGCTCACAGATTACATTTACGGCAGCTGACTGAACACCTAAAGAGGACAAaacacatgagaaaaaaaacaaggattaTCAAACCATAATTTATTTGCTTATAACATTAATGGAAAATCTTTTATGTATCGTTTACTGAAAATGAACGAAGTAATAACACAACACAGAACATAGACACTGAACTAATGACCATGTGAGAAATTAGAGAGTACATTTAACTATAACTGATCCCATCTGAAACATGCCTAACCAAAAGAAATTGTTCTGAACACATACTGAACACCCCCAATAGCTCTGACAGAATCACAAATGAGTTCTTCTTTATCTCATCTTCTTAGTAAGAAGACTAAGCTGAATAATTCATGGAGTTCAGGTGACAGAATGCCTGTCCCAAGGAGCGCCAGCACAATCTATGATTTAGCAATTTGGCATGAAAAACGTTTTAGCCCCAAACAAAGCTTCACAGCcgaaaacagcaaacaaaagaaaataaaaagcatgttttttttccccccgtcAGCAGTAAACTACAGGACTCTAGAGAAAAGGGTGTCACTGCTGATACCTGGGTCTGGGTCCTCTAGTTTCTCCTTGAGCCTGGGGAAAGCGGGGCGTAGGGACTCTGGGTACTTCAGAAATACCTTATACATGATCAACACTGCTTTCTTTCTAATGTAGGGTTTAGTGTGGGACATCTAGAGTGGGAAAacagcaaagagagaagagacagtTGTGATCAAACTGTTGAAAGAAACAATTCtacagaagatgatgaggatgcAAGagttaaaaagggaaaattaactgtgtccaagaaaaaaaagtgcaagtacttgtTAGTTAATCTCTTGACATACTGACTCACCAGTGTCATGATGTCATTGGCTAGGTCGCGTGCCAGGTCAGGTGTCACAAAACAAGAGAGGCCAGTGAGTGCAACACCTGTGTCATACTGGTTGGGACTGCTGAGATCCTGTGAGAACAAAGGTATTTAAGTACAGAGTCCAAGAATCCCTCCCTCACACAACATGAGCATAAAGAACATAAGCTTAACTGACCTTTCTGATCTGATTGGTTGTCAACATGATGACATCAGTGCTCTCATGAAAGCACTGTGAGGCTGCCAGGTAGCCAATCCTCTATTGGAAAACAACAACCAGAGAGAATTACAAATCTGCTGCATTTTAACTGTGTATTGTGGGTtcaagtacaattttattaatttttaaagctCAACCTAAGCGATTTACCCACAGAGTAGACATAATCattcgtcattcaaccgctggctgtctaggtggtgtccagcaaacaatgtgggctacatagacaattggaaacgtttttggggaaaacctaggctgattaggagagatggcatccatcctactttagatggtgcagctttcttatccagaaatatggctggttttattaaacaaccaaaagtatgacagtccagagttgagcctaggatgcagagatccagatccagtcctacacgcctctctgcagtgtccttacaaccgtcacccccccacaactcccacatacctatagagactgtgtctgttccccgacctaaattacataaagtaaatatgacaacaagaggagttaatcataataacctaataaaagttaagactactcctcttacagaacaaaaccccaaaactattaaatgtggattattaaatatcagatctctctcttctaaatctctgttagtaaatgacttaataagcgat includes:
- the ap3d1 gene encoding AP-3 complex subunit delta-1 isoform X3 encodes the protein MALKIVKGSIDRMFDKNLQDLVRGIRNHKEDEAKYISTCIDEIKQELKQDNIAVKANAVCKLTYLQMLGYDVSWAAFNIVEVMSSSKFTYKRIGYLAASQCFHESTDVIMLTTNQIRKDLSSPNQYDTGVALTGLSCFVTPDLARDLANDIMTLMSHTKPYIRKKAVLIMYKVFLKYPESLRPAFPRLKEKLEDPDPGVQSAAVNVICELARRNPKNYLSLAPLFFKLMTSSTNNWVLIKIIKLFGALTPLEPRLGKKLIEPLTNLIHSTSAMSLLYECVNTVIAVLISLSSGMPNHSASIQLCVQKLRILIEDSDQNLKYLGLLAMSKILKTHPKSVQSHKDLILQCLDDKDESIRLRALDLLYGMVSKKNLMEIVKKLMLHVDKAEGTTYRDELLTKIIDICSQSNYQYITNFEWYISILVELTRLEGTRHGHLIASQMLDVAIRVKAIRAFAVAQMATLLDNAHLLTGNMQRNGICEVLYAAAWICGEFSEHLENPMQTLEAMLRPKVATLPGHIQAVYVQNAAKLFATVLKSQEGNTDSTAAQETIQLMIDRLPLFVQSANLEVQERASCILQLVKYIQKLQQKDIEVAEEVSELFAGELNPVAPKAQKKVPVPEGLDLDAWINEPPSESESEDEQPKAIFAREEPKHSRPRHTEVDEKELARRREARKQEQANNPFYIKASPSSQKVYQDAPGVEHIPVVQIDLSVPLKVPGLPMSDQYVKLEEERRQKERAEKKKKEKKKRKEKRSGRGKKHDSGPESEEDITPAHMVDIVTEEMPENALPSDDDDKDPNDPHKALDIDLDKPLADSEKLPVRSHRAAEAPKSPTEDREAQRASLQEPKKRSSKEKKEKKRDKERDRKSKEEKKKKKHKHEEKEEDLMGGQEDEPVVQSEETSEVAPPPTSTSAEVSDLDFWLSNAPVPSNTQDASTVAAEATPIPKLISGKAPNSEPDEPKDTEKEETKSSKHKKKKQKKDKEEKDKKKKKKHHHHHHHSDGGGEESVQNGTMEEEDPLPPMSNYCLLAENSYIKMMMEDADEVCDIQGNLQDGSQVVVSVIFENKCESFLKSMEFNVLDSLNSKLHRPEGSGPHDGLVVPFQLPPGVSNEARFVFTVQSIVMPQKLKGTLAFIVKNEDSSTHEKLDFKLHFTCTSYLITTPCYSDAFAKLLESGDLKTSSVRLEGVNMPFHHLLARICFHHHFSVVERIDSCASMYSRSIQGHHVCLLVKFSDQTVSIDAKCDEPTLLGNVLDEIKQTFSKC
- the ap3d1 gene encoding AP-3 complex subunit delta-1 isoform X5, which encodes MALKIVKGSIDRMFDKNLQDLVRGIRNHKEDEAKYISTCIDEIKQELKQDNIAVKANAVCKLTYLQMLGYDVSWAAFNIVEVMSSSKFTYKRIGYLAASQCFHESTDVIMLTTNQIRKDLSSPNQYDTGVALTGLSCFVTPDLARDLANDIMTLMSHTKPYIRKKAVLIMYKVFLKYPESLRPAFPRLKEKLEDPDPGVQSAAVNVICELARRNPKNYLSLAPLFFKLMTSSTNNWVLIKIIKLFGALTPLEPRLGKKLIEPLTNLIHSTSAMSLLYECVNTVIAVLISLSSGMPNHSASIQLCVQKLRILIEDSDQNLKYLGLLAMSKILKTHPKSVQSHKDLILQCLDDKDESIRLRALDLLYGMVSKKNLMEIVKKLMLHVDKAEGTTYRDELLTKIIDICSQSNYQYITNFEWYISILVELTRLEGTRHGHLIASQMLDVAIRVKAIRAFAVAQMATLLDNAHLLTGNMQRNGICEVLYAAAWICGEFSEHLENPMQTLEAMLRPKVATLPGHIQAVYVQNAAKLFATVLKSQEGNTDSTAAQETIQLMIDRLPLFVQSANLEVQERASCILQLVKYIQKLQQKDIEVAEEVSELFAGELNPVAPKAQKKVPVPEGLDLDAWINEPPSESESEDEQPKAIFAREEPKHSRPRHTEVDEKELARRREARKQEQANNPFYIKASPSSQKVYQDAPGVEHIPVVQIDLSVPLKVPGLPMSDQYVKLEEERRQKERAEKKKKEKKKRKEKRSGRGKKHDSGPESEEDITPAHMVDIVTEEMPENALPSDDDDKDPNDPHKALDIDLDKPLADSEKLPVRSHRAAEAPKSPTEDREAQRASLQEPKKRSSKEKKEKKRDKERDRKSKEEKKKKKHKHEEKEEDLMGGQEDEPVVQSEETSEVAPPPTSTSAEVSDLDFWLSNAPVPSNTQDASTVAAEATPIPKLISGKAPNSEPDEPKDTEKEETKSSKHKKKKQKKDKEEKDKKKKKKHHHHHHHSDGGGEESVQNGTMEEEDPLPPMSNYCLLAENSYIKMVCDIQGNLQDGSQVVVSVIFENKCESFLKSMEFNVLDSLNSKLHRPEGSGPHDGLVVPFQLPPGVSNEARFVFTVQSIVMPQKLKGTLAFIVKNEDSSTHEKLDFKLHFTCTSYLITTPCYSDAFAKLLESGDLKTSSVRLEGVNMPFHHLLARICFHHHFSVVERIDSCASMYSRSIQGHHVCLLVKFSDQTVSIDAKCDEPTLLGNVLDEIKQTFSKC